ATAACGCCCTTATTGCACCTCACTCAGTTAAAGGGTGTGTAAAACAAGGATTGAAAATGTATGGTTTCACCGTCCCTGGTACAATCATGCGGGAAGCTTACAGCTATAGCGAAATGCGAGATATGGGATTTCAAGGATCTCGCACTGTTGATGCCAATTATGAACGCTATATCGTTGAAGCTGATGTCTCACTAGATATTCCAGTCACTGTTAAAGGGCTGGGGAGTTACGATCATGTCCACACTTACGATATTGAAGTCGAAGAAGCTCATTGTTTCTATTGTGATGGCTATCTGACACACAATAGTGCTGGCATGAGGCAAGGTTCTAGCGAAGATAGTTTGTTCGCCGATGCTAAAGATAACTTATGGCAGCAAGATGAAAGTGGTAACTGGCGAATTGATCCAGAGCGTGATGCACTCAGGATGGCAAACCATACCAGAGTTTTTCACCGTAAGCCAACCTTAGAAGAATGTCTTAATGCTGTCCGCAAACAATATTATAGCGGCGAGGGAGCGATTCAATGGGCTGGTGAAGCCGTCGCGCGATCGAACATTGATTTGCTGCCAACACAAGCTTTGAAAGTTGAGTTTTTACAAGCTTATGAACAGGGAACAGCAAAAGAGTGGTTAAAAGAACGCCATTCCAATCTTGATGCTAATGAGTTAGAACATCGTTTGCAGCGATATGCTTTAAATCCGTGTGGTAATTGATTTTGCCTCACGTTAAAAACCTCGCAAAAACGGGGAAAGCTGAGATGCTAATCCCGTGGTAATCAAAGGAATTAAAAAGTCTTTGACACCGTACAGCGTAGAGAGTGAAACTAGATGACATCAGAAATTTGTGTCTAGAATATAATCTCTCCAAGAGTGCGGGGGTGGATGTGAAAAACACTTTTATTATCTGAAGTCACATCTGCAAAAGGTACGCGGAGCTACTGCGAATAATTAAGCAGTAGAACTAGGGGATAAAAAGCCTCTAGGGTAACAAATCTGGAAATCATCGGCAGTAATTTTCACTGCAATTTGTCAGAGGTTCACCTTAATCAAATCGATCCACGTAACTACAAAGAACAAGAAGAAGCTTTCACTGCTGGGGCGTTATCTGTTGCGGCACTTTTAAATCATAAATTCTTAGAACCACGCTATCAATACAGCCGTGAATTAGATCCGATTGTGGGAGTTTCTTTTACAGGCTTATTTGATTTCTTTGTCCATGCTTTTGGTGTTGATTGGCTGCGCTGGTGGGAAGCCGGAAGACCTGCAACTCCACAAGGATTGGCTTTCAAGCATGAGGAAGAAAAATATCTCAGTTCTTGGAAAGATATTGTACATCGGGTAGTTTGGGATTATTGCGATCGCCACAATCTCAAACGTCCAAATCGCTGTACCACAGTCCAACCCAGTGGCACTAAGGCTTTGTTAACTAATGCTAGCTCAGGATGGCATCCCCCCAAAGCTCAAAGATTTATTCGTCGCATCACCTTCGGCAAAAATGACCCAGTAGCTTTAGCTTGTATTGACTACGGTTACAATGTCATTCCCTCTCAATCAGATAAAGATGAACAGGGCAATTTGCTCAACGATCCCTTTGATTCACGGGTGAGTGAGTGGTTAGTAGAAATTCCTGTTTCTGTAACTTGGGCTGATTTACCAGGGGCTGATGAAATTGATGTTTCTAAGTTTTCAGTCTTAGCCCAATTTGATTTTGTTCTCCAGGTTCAACGCTGGTATGTGACTCATAATACATCAGCTACTTTGGAACTACGTTCTGATGAAATCGAACCATTGGGACAGAAGATATACGAAACTATCCAGAATGATGAAGGATATATTTCAGCAGCCCTTTTAGCTCGTTTTGATGACCTGCAATCATTCCCACGTTTACCATTTGAACCAATAGATAAACCAACTTACGATCGCTTAAATCAAGAGGTGAAAGCACGGCGGAAAACAGATGATTTCTGTGCAGTCTTAAGCCGCTACGATTTAGGTGAAATGTCAGAGGCTGGCCCTAGTGGTTGTGATTCTGATAAATGCATGTTTCCCGATCAGCAACCAAGCTCATAAGGTGAAATAACACCAACTTAGGGTAGGCACTATTTATCTATTACAATAAAAAGCACTGGTTTAAATTCATATTAAACCAGTGCTTTTTATATGAATTTAAATTATCCCTTTTAACTCAATACCCTTGGTTTAAGCGCTACTTGTACAAAATCTTGGGTTTTGAGACGCGATAAATCGCCGTCTCTACAAGTGTTTTGGTCTTATCTGAACTGTATTGCCTTTTAACTTCTTTCTTTCTTCGTGTCCTTTGCGTCCTTTGCGGTTCGTTTTTCTTCCTTCCTTCTTATACTTAGGTTTAGCGCATCTTCATACAGAATTGGTAACAGTAGTTATTTTGCTATAGAAAAGCAACACAAAATTTCTCTACACTATTATCTTGGCAAAAGGAGTCCGCCAATGAAAGCTTACGAAATTCAAAGCAACGGCGGGATTGATGCCCTCGCATTAGTCGATCGCCCTGAACCAAAACCAACTGCGGGACAAGTTCTCATTCAAGTCAAAGCAACATCCCTAAATTACCGCGATTTGCTCGTCGCTGAGGGTGCTTACGGCGCTAGACAGAAATATCCGTTAATTCCCCTATCTGACGGTGCGGGGGAAGTCGTGGCGGTGGGAGAAGGTGTGACACGGGTGAAAATAGGCGATCGCGTCGCTGGTATTTTCTTCCAAGACTGGATTTATGGCTTTTTAACCAAAGAGAAAATGAAATCCGATCTCGGAGGCGGTATCAATGGAATGCTAGCTGAGTATGTTGTATTACACCAAGATGGGTTAGTGATATTGCCTGACTACCTATCCTATTTTGAAGGGGCAACTTTACCCTGTGCAGCAGTCACAGCTTGGCATGGACTGGTGACAAAAGGCAATATTGACGCAGGTGATAGTGTTTTATTACTCGGTACTGGCGGAGTTTCGATTTTTGCTCTTCAGTTTGCCAAAATACATGGTGCTAGAGTGATTATTACTTCTAGCAGTGACGAGAAATTGGCACGAGCTAAACAGCTTGGTGCTGATGAGACGATTAACTACAAAACAACGCCAGATTGGGAAAAACAAGTTTACCAATTAACGAATCGCACAGGTGTAGATCATGTAATAGAAGTAGGCGGTGCAGGGACTCTGCCAAAATCATTACAAGCAGTCCGCATTGGGGGACGGATTAGTTTGATTGGCGTATTGTCAGGTAGAGGAAGTGAAATTGACCCCATGCCAATACTTTTTAAAAGTTTAACAGTTCAGGGCATTTATGTTGGCAGCCGGGAAATGTTTGAGGCAATGAATCAAACGATGCAACAGCATCAGATTAAACCGATTATCGATCGAGTTTTCCCATTTAATGAAGTCCGAGAAGCTTATCATTACCTCAAAAGTGGGACTCACTTCGGGAAAGTGGTTATCAATCTAATTCATAATTAAAACGACTCTAATGATGATTTGCCATTCTCTACGATAAACTAAGTTAGCTGTAATTAAACTAGCTTGTCTTCATAATGGTTTCTACTTTTCCCAATCCCTCTTCTGTTGATCTATCTCGCATCCGACTGGCAATTCGCTCATTGCAACCGCAATTAGTAGAGTGGCGGCGGCGATTGCATCAACAACCAGAGTTGGGTTTTCAGGAAAAACTGACTGCTGAGTTTGTCTGGCAAAAGTTGCAAGAATGGGGAATTGAACATCAAACTGGCATTGCCCAAACTGGGATTGTCGCCACCATCAAGGGTAACAAACCAGATCCAAAATCCAAAATCCAAAATCCAAAATTGCCAGTTTTAGCGATTCGGGCAGATATGGATGCTTTGCCAATCCAAGAACTTAACGAAGTGCCATACAAATCGCAGCATGATGGAGTGATGCATGCTTGTGGACATGATGGACATACTGCGATCGCATTAGGTACAGCTTACTATCTCCAGCAGCATCGCCAAGACTTTTCCGGTACCGTGAAAATTATCTTTCAGCCAGCAGAAGAATCACCGGGTGGCGCAAAGCCGATGATTGAAGCTGGAGTTCTGAAAAAGCCTGATGTTGACGCGATTATTGGCTTGCACCTGTGGAATAATTTACCATTGGGAACAGTGGGTGTCCGCGCTGGGGCGTTGATGGCTGCTGTGGAGTGCTTTAATTGCACAATTTTAGGCAAAGGTGGACACGGCGCACTACCACATCAAACTGTTGACTCTGTTGTAGTTGCTGCCCAAATTGTAAATGCTCTGCAAACCATTGTCGCTCGGAATGTGAATCCTATTGATTCAGCTGTGGTAACGGTGGGCGAACTTCATGCTGGAACCAAGCGAAATGTGATTGCTGATACAGCGAGAATGACTGCTACTGTCAGGTATTTTAATCCTAGTTTGAAAGGCTTTTTTAACCAGCGTGTCGAGCAGATTATTGCTGGAATTTGTCAAAGTCATGGTGCGAGTTATGACTTAGAATATTGGTCACTTTATCCACCAGTAATTAATGATATTAAGATAGCGGAATTGGTGCGAACTGTAGCAGAAGAAGTGGTAGAAACCCCGTTGGGTATTGTGCCAGAATGCCAAACTATGGCTGCTGAGGATATGTCATTTTTCTTGCAAGAGGTTCCTGGTTGCTATTTCTTTTTAGGTTCTGCGAATCCAGAGAAAGATTTGGCGTATCCTCATCATCATCCCCGGTTTGATTTTGATGAAACCGCCTTGGAAATGGGCGTGGAAATATTTGTGAGATGCGTAGAGAAGTTTTTTAGTTGAGTCGATGGAAATTAGATGTTTTTAATTCAATACAATTCAGATAAGCCCAAAACACTTGTAGAGACGGCGATTTATCGCGTCTCTAAAGACCAATTATCTACACTAATAACCTTTAGCTAAACTGTATTGGTTGTTAATCAAGTTAAATTTAATTGAATTTTTATGAATAAAAATTCAATTAAATTGATTAGGACTTACGCAAAATATCTCTCAAACTCTGATTTCTCTGTGCCCTCTGTGCCTCTGCGGTTCGTTATTCCGTAACTTGTGCGTAAGTCCTATTGATGATTGCAACACATCCTTGGATAAAAGACGCGATTCATCGCGTCTCTACAAATGGTCTATTTGTTGCATTCTTTTTTCAAATTGGTATAACTATATAAAAAGCCGGAGTTTTTACCTCTGGCTTTATCACTTTATAGTTGTTCGACACGTGAAATTAATTATTTTCCTGCCCGTCTAACCAAATAAATAAATCAGCTATAGACGAAATTCTCAAAAGCAACCTTCCTAATGCTTCTAGCTTTTCCTTGTTTAAAACTTGAACTCTCTTAATAGTGAAGCTCTTATGCTTGCTTCAAAAAATATAATATGACGCGATCGCAGAAGTTGTGTTATAAAAACGGGCAAAGTCTTACAAAATACCAAAATCTTTACTATGAAGCTTTTTCGTTAAATGCGTAATTACTATACCAATGGCATCAAATGCTACTGTAACCAATCAAACTTTAGCGTTTAATCATCAGTAATCTTTAAAAAATAGAAAAAATAATGTTAAGTATCCCTATTAACCTAAATTTACCTCGTAAACCCCATTTAATAACTTCCTTACCTGGGCCTCGCGCTCAAGCAATTGTACAACGCGATCGCGCCGTCACTTCCCCTTCTTATACTCGCGATTACCCCTTAGTAGTATCTCGCGGACAAGGCTGTATGGTGGAAGATGTGGACGGAAATATATTTCTAGATATGACCGCAGGTATAGCCGTTACCGCCACCGGACACGCCCACCCGGAAGTCGTCAAAGCAATTCAACAACAGTCGGCGCGTCTGCTGCATATGTCAGGGACGGATTTTTATTATGAACCGATGGTAGAATTAGCGGAACAATTAGCGATTCGCGCCCCTTTTCCTCAACCACAGAATAACAGTGCATTCCCCGCAAAAATATTTTTTACCAATTCCGGGGCAGAGTCAAACGAAGGAGCAATTAAACTAGCTCGATATTACACCAAGCGATCGCTAATTGTGGCATTCTTAGGCGCATTTCACGGACGCACTTATGGCGCAATGTCTCTCACGGGTTCCAAAGCAGTGCAGCGAGAGAATTTTGGCCCTTTAGTTCCTGGGGTAACTCATATCCCCTACGGCACTCACGCCAGCTTAGATTACTTAGAACAACAGCTATTTGGGACAATTTTACCACCGCAAGAAGTAGCAGCGATCGTAGTTGAGCCGATTCAAGGAGAGGGTGGATATATCGTACCAGAGGATGGTTTTTTAAAACGGATTCGGGAGATTTGCGATCGCCACGGTATTCTGATGGTGGTGGATGAAGTACAAGCGGGAATGGGGCGGACTGGTCGCTTATTTGCGATCGAGCATTGGGGTGTGATGCCTGATATTATTACTACTGCTAAAGGTATCGCCAGTGGTCTGCCATTAGGAGCAATACTTGCCAGACCAGAGTTAATGACTTGGCCTCCCGGTTCTCACGCTACCACCTTTGGCGGTAATCCCGTAGCTTGTGCTGCTGGTATTGCCACACTACGATTGCTGGAAAGTGGTTTGATGACCAATGCTACCCAGATGGGAGAATTTTTACAAGCTAGTCTTACCCAGTTACATCAAAAATTTCCGAGAGTATCACTGCCACGAGGTAAAGGTTTGATGGTTGCGGTGGATTTATTGGATGAACAAGGTAATCTAGATCGTGAATTGCGCGATCGCATTATCCAAGAAGCATTTTTACACGGTTTATTATTGTTAGGTTGCGGTAAAGCAGCAATTCGTTTCTGTCCCCCTCTAGTTATCGATAGCGACCAAATTCAAATAGCCCTTCAAATTATTAGTGAGATTTTAAATTTTTAAAAGATAAGAGGGAGTGGGGAGTGGGGAGGATGAGGGAGACAAGGGAGACAATGAGAATAACCAATGCCCAATGCCCCATGCCCAACAATACCCAATGCCCAATTCCCAATTCCCAATACTTATGAAACCCGAAATAGCCCTTAATTTATGGAAATTACTTTGGCAAGAATACAGCACCAGAGTAAATCATGCCCGTACCTACCAGCAAATGATAACTGCTGCCGGTGGGACTGTCGCCAACGACCACATCGCCTTTCGGTCTTTGCGTTTATTAATAGATAGTCCACAGGGTGAAGTTAACTTAGGAATTGACTACCTCGCACAACTTGCCGAAGCTTTGGGTTACGTTGCTGCTGGAGAGTATAATTTTGCTCAAACCCATTTGTACGCCCGTCATTATCGTCATCCGCAACAAGAGGAATTTAACTTACCTAAACTCTTTATCAGTGAGTTGATTGTCGATGAATTGCCTGTTAATATTGCTCAACTCATCTTTAAAACAGTATCTTCAATTCCAAACGAACTGACCTCACCTGTTAATTTTCTCAAAAAAGACGAGAACGTTGAAACTATCGCCAAACAACTCCAGCAAGTCTTTACCCGCCCTTGGCTACCTCCCCAGCGTTCTATTGTCGAAGAGGTGAATCAGATTACTCAGTATGGGGCTTGGGTGTTGCTGCACGGATATGCT
This Nostoc sp. KVJ3 DNA region includes the following protein-coding sequences:
- a CDS encoding zinc-dependent alcohol dehydrogenase family protein; this encodes MKAYEIQSNGGIDALALVDRPEPKPTAGQVLIQVKATSLNYRDLLVAEGAYGARQKYPLIPLSDGAGEVVAVGEGVTRVKIGDRVAGIFFQDWIYGFLTKEKMKSDLGGGINGMLAEYVVLHQDGLVILPDYLSYFEGATLPCAAVTAWHGLVTKGNIDAGDSVLLLGTGGVSIFALQFAKIHGARVIITSSSDEKLARAKQLGADETINYKTTPDWEKQVYQLTNRTGVDHVIEVGGAGTLPKSLQAVRIGGRISLIGVLSGRGSEIDPMPILFKSLTVQGIYVGSREMFEAMNQTMQQHQIKPIIDRVFPFNEVREAYHYLKSGTHFGKVVINLIHN
- a CDS encoding M20 family metallopeptidase, which translates into the protein MVSTFPNPSSVDLSRIRLAIRSLQPQLVEWRRRLHQQPELGFQEKLTAEFVWQKLQEWGIEHQTGIAQTGIVATIKGNKPDPKSKIQNPKLPVLAIRADMDALPIQELNEVPYKSQHDGVMHACGHDGHTAIALGTAYYLQQHRQDFSGTVKIIFQPAEESPGGAKPMIEAGVLKKPDVDAIIGLHLWNNLPLGTVGVRAGALMAAVECFNCTILGKGGHGALPHQTVDSVVVAAQIVNALQTIVARNVNPIDSAVVTVGELHAGTKRNVIADTARMTATVRYFNPSLKGFFNQRVEQIIAGICQSHGASYDLEYWSLYPPVINDIKIAELVRTVAEEVVETPLGIVPECQTMAAEDMSFFLQEVPGCYFFLGSANPEKDLAYPHHHPRFDFDETALEMGVEIFVRCVEKFFS
- a CDS encoding DUF4351 domain-containing protein; the protein is MKRVQVLNKEKLEALGRLLLRISSIADLFIWLDGQENN
- a CDS encoding acetyl ornithine aminotransferase family protein, with protein sequence MLSIPINLNLPRKPHLITSLPGPRAQAIVQRDRAVTSPSYTRDYPLVVSRGQGCMVEDVDGNIFLDMTAGIAVTATGHAHPEVVKAIQQQSARLLHMSGTDFYYEPMVELAEQLAIRAPFPQPQNNSAFPAKIFFTNSGAESNEGAIKLARYYTKRSLIVAFLGAFHGRTYGAMSLTGSKAVQRENFGPLVPGVTHIPYGTHASLDYLEQQLFGTILPPQEVAAIVVEPIQGEGGYIVPEDGFLKRIREICDRHGILMVVDEVQAGMGRTGRLFAIEHWGVMPDIITTAKGIASGLPLGAILARPELMTWPPGSHATTFGGNPVACAAGIATLRLLESGLMTNATQMGEFLQASLTQLHQKFPRVSLPRGKGLMVAVDLLDEQGNLDRELRDRIIQEAFLHGLLLLGCGKAAIRFCPPLVIDSDQIQIALQIISEILNF
- a CDS encoding DUF1338 domain-containing protein, encoding MKPEIALNLWKLLWQEYSTRVNHARTYQQMITAAGGTVANDHIAFRSLRLLIDSPQGEVNLGIDYLAQLAEALGYVAAGEYNFAQTHLYARHYRHPQQEEFNLPKLFISELIVDELPVNIAQLIFKTVSSIPNELTSPVNFLKKDENVETIAKQLQQVFTRPWLPPQRSIVEEVNQITQYGAWVLLHGYAVNHFTGYVNGQNTPEYPDIDTTATGLANLGVPMKAEIEGNIACGLRQTATQAVTEMVTVLDNNSGAEIQIPWTYAYYEIAQRYLIEVEPQKQILFDAFLGSNAQQLFEMTRLSK